GCTGGACGGCGATGAGGTCCTTGTTCGCGTCGAAGTAGGCGTCGATGGTCCCGACGTCGCGCCAGTAGTCCCGGTCCCGGTCGGTGGATCCGGGGACGTCGTTGCGGATGAAGTCGTACACGCCCGCGGTGCCCTCGTCGACGAACGCGGGGATGATGTCGCCGCCCATGTCGTGGCGCGAGTCGGGGTTGCCGGCGTCCTTCGTCACCGCCTCGACCAGCGCGTCGGTGTCGAACACGTAGTTGCCCATGGAGGCCAGGACCTCGGTGGGGGAGTCCGGCAGCCCGACCGGGTTGACCGGCTTCTCGAGGAACTCCCGGATGCGCGTCGGGTCGGCCGGGTCGACGTCGATGACGCCGAACTGGTCGGCCAGCGCGATGGGCTGGCGGATCGCGGCGACCGTCGCGCGCGCGCCGGACTCGACGTGCGCGTCGACCATCTGGGAGAAGTCCATCCGGTACACGTGGTCGGCGCCCACCACGACGACGATGTCGGGGCGCTCGTCGTCGATGATGTTGAGGCACTGGTAGATGGCGTCGGCCGAGCCGAGGTACCAGTGCTTGCCCACCCGCTGCTGCGCGGGCACCGAGGACACGTAGTTGCCGAGCAGCGACGACATGCGCCACGTCTTGGAGATGTGCCGGTCCAGCGAGTGCGACTTGTACTGGGTGAGCACGATGACGTGCAGGTAGTGCGAGTTGATGATGTTCGACAGGGCGAAGTCGACCAGCCGGTAGATCCCGCCGAACGGGACGGCCGGTTTCGCGCGCTGGGCGGTGAGCGGCATGAGCCGCTTGCCCTCCCCACCGGCGAGGACGATGGCCAGGACGCGGGGGTGTGACGACGCCATGCTGTGAACCCTAGGGGTTCCGGCGACCGGATGCCGCACGACGCGGCGAAGGGCGCTACGTTGACGTGCGTGAGCACGATGCCCCGGATCGACCTCCTGACCCGAGAGTTCCCGCCCCACGTGTACGGGGGTGCCGGCGTCCACGTCGCCGAGCTGTCCACCGTGCTGCGCGCCCACGCGGACGTGCGGGTGCGCTGCTTCGACGGGCCGCGCCCCGACGCCCCGGGCGTCACCGGCTACGACGAGCCCGCGACCCTGGCGGGGTCGAACGCCGCGCTGCGCACCCTGGGCGTGGACCTCGCGATGGCGGACGACGTCGCGGGCGCCGACGTCGTGCACTCGCACACCTGGTACGCGAACATGGCGGGCCACCTCGCGGGGCTGCTGCACGGGGTGCCGCACGTCGTCACCGCGCACTCCCTGGAGCCGTTGCGGCCCTGGAAGGCGGAACAGCTCGGCGGCGGCTACGCGGTGTCGAGCTGGGCGGAGCGCACCGCCTACCTGGGCGCGGCGGGCGTCGTGGCGGTGTCCGCGGGCATGCGGGCCGACATCCTGCGCTGCTACCCGGAGCTCGACCCCGCGCGGGTGCACGTGGTGCACAACGGGATCGACCTGGACACCTGGGTGCGTCCCGGTGACGACGACGTGGCCCGCGTGGCGGCCGAGCACGGGATCGACCCGCGGCGACCCGCCGTGGTGTTCGTCGGGCGCATCACGCGGCAGAAGGGTCTGCCGCACTTCCTGCGGGCCGCCGCGATGCTGCCGCCCGAGGTGCAGGTGGTGCTGTGCGCGGGCGCGCCGGACACGCCCGAGATCATGGCCGAGGTCCGCGGGCTGGTCGACGAGCTGCGGGCCGCCCGCGGCGGCGGGCCGGGCGCGGGCGTGGTGTGGATCGAGCAGATGCTGCCGCGACCCGACCTGTGCGCCGTCCTGGCGGCGTCGACGGTGTTCGTGTGCCCGTCGGTGTACGAGCCGCTCGGCATCGTCAACCTGGAGGCCATGGCGGTGGGGCTGCCGGTGGTCGCGTCCGCGACGGGCGGCATCCCCGAGGTGGTCGACGACGGTGTGACCGGCCGCCTCGTCCCGATCGAGCAGGTCACCGACGGCACCGGCACCCCCGTGGACCCGGACCGCTACGAGCGTGACCTGGCGGACGCGCTGACCGCGGTCGTGGCCGACCCCGCGGGCGCCGCCGCGATGGGCGCGGCGGGCCGCCGTCGCGCGGCCGACCACTTCGCGTGGGCCGCGATCGCCGAGCGCACCATGGACGTGTACCGGACGGTCCTGGCCGGATGAGGCGCAAGGGCCGCGCCGAGCGCAGGTCCCTGTGGGAGGACGTGCGCGACCGGGCCCTGCCGCTGAGCCCCGAGGAGCAGGTCCGGCCCGCGGCGTTCCTGCGGGCGGGGGCGGGCGACGCCGCGACGCTGCTCGCCCTGCGGGCGCTGCGCCGGGCCGTGTGGCCCCTGATCATCGCCGGCGTCGGCATCGCGTGGCTCAACAACGAGTTCGACGCCCAGACCCTCTCCGTGCTGACGAACCCGGAGGAGTACGTCGCCGCGTTCCTGTCGCCGCTGGCGCTGCTCGCCGTCGGGTGGGGGCTGCGGATCCTCGTCAGCCTCGCCGGGCTCGTCATCGCGGCGCCGCTGGCGCAGGGCGCCTGGGTCGAGGGCGCGCAGGCCGTCTCGCGCGGGCGGCGCCTGATCGACCTCGCGTACCTCTCGGCCGGGTACCGGTCGGTGCGGTGGTCGTACGCCGTGCAGCGCGAGGCGGTGGCCCGTTGCGGGGACCTGGGACGCCGGCTGTCCTGGCTGGAGACGGCGGGCCGGGTCGCGCTGCCCGTCGCGTTCGCGTTCCTCGTCTGGGTGGCGCTGCAGGACGTCGGCACGACGACGCCCGCCGGCTGAACCCTCAGGAGGACGCGCGGCGCGAGGAGCGCGCCGCCGCCAGCAGGTCCTGGGCGCGGGCCTCGGGCAGGTAGCAGCGCACGAGTGCCAGCCCCACGAGCGGCAACGTCGCCGGGTCCGGCACGACGAGGCTCAACGGGACGTCACGCGGCTGGAACTTCAGCTTGAACCGGTGCAGCGAGTCGAACCCGTACAAGGGCTCCAGGGTCGAGGCGAGCTGGTCCAGCACCCCGCCGAGGCCGCCCTCGGGGGCGTCGTCGCCGTGCGCGAGCGGGCTGCCGGACAACGACGCGACCTGGGCGCCCTCGTCGCGGAACGTCGTCAGCGCCGATGCGATGAGCAGCTCCATCGTGTACCGGAACGAGTCCGGAGCGCGTCGCATCACGTCCAGGGTCCAGCCGACGACCTCGCCACCGGGGGCGTGCACGGGCAGCCAGCTCGTGACGCCGTGGACCCGGCCGTCGGCGTCGACGGCCAGCCCCACCCGCACCGCGGGGTCGAGGGCCTCGCGCACGCCGCCGAGGGTGAAGGCCATCTCGGGCAGGTCGCTGTCGCCGAGCCAGGCCTCGGAGATGGCCCGCACCTGGGCGAGCACGTCGGGCGGCTCCTCGGCCAGGATGGCCAGCCGGTGCGTCACCCCCTGCTTCGCGGCCTGGTTGAGCGCGGTGCGGACGTCCTGCCACCGCTTGCCGCGGAACTCCAGGCCCGGCAGGTCGACGACCGCCTCCTGCGCGACGGTGACGACCGTCCAGCCCCGCGACGCCCCGAGCTCCGCGACCTCCGGCCCCGCGGTGAAGAAGCAGGCGCCGAGGCCGGCGTCGGAGGCGGCCTCCACGAAGGCGTCGACGAGCTCGGCCCGACCGGCCGGGCCGTCACCCACCGGGTCGGTGAGGGCGACGGCGACGCCGGCGTGGACCTGGTGCGCGACGAACCCGACCGGCTCCCCGGGCGCCCAGCGGGCGCTGCCCTCCCAGGTCGTCATCCAGCCGAGGCGGTTCGCGACCCCCAGCTCGGTCACGAGCCGCCGCGCCTCGTCCTGGTCGATCCCCTCCCCGGCGACCAGGCGGGCGTGCCGGCGGTTGCGGAACGCGGAGCGGCGCGCGACGAGCAGGACGAGGGCGCCGCCGTCGAGAGCCAGCATCAGGACGAGCAGGGGCAGGGCCTGGCGGACGTCGAACACGACGGCCGCGGCGGCGAGGAGGAGTTCGAGCAGCACGGACACCGAGGTGAGCACGAGCGCCACGCGCCACCAGGACCGGCGCCCGCGCAGCAGCCCGACCGCGAGGACGAGGTCGACGGTGACCGCCACCGCGCCCGACGGCCAGCCCTCGCCCCCGAGCGTGCCCAGGGGGCCGCCCGCGGACGACGCGAACGTGCCGAGCGCGACGAGCAGCGCCGAGACGGCGAAGTACCCGGACGCGGTGACCCGGGCCCGCTGGACGCGCCCCGTGGACGTGCGGCGGTCGAGCCGGGCGCCCAGCAGCGGCCGGGCCAGAGCGAGGCCCGCCAGCCAGCCGATGACGTGCTCGACGTCGGCGATGCCGCCCCACACGACCAGCGCGGCCAGCACGTAGACCGTCAGCAGGGCGGAGGCCCGGAACCGCCACGGCTGCGTCAGGCTCAGCGCCGTCACCGTGGCCGCACCGACGACGCCCGCGCTGAACCCGACGTCGAGCACCGACGCGACCCGTTCGGCCCAGTCCCACCCCGTCCGGGTGAGCAGCGCGAGGCCGCCCGCGGTGCCCACCACGCCGACGAGCTGGCACGTCACCGCGGCGACCGCGGCCCGGCGCGTGCCGAGGCGCAGCTCGGTCCAGCCGACCAGGAGCGCGAACACGCCGACCACGGCGAGGTACTCGGCGGGCAGCAGGGCGAAGAAGGAGCCCGTCACGGGCGTCCACCAGCGCCCCGCGGCGAAGGCCGGCGCCCCGAACGCCACGTGCTCGAACCACGGGTGGTCCTCGAACGGGGTCCACAGCGCTCCCGTGACGACGCCGAGCACGAGCATGGCGGCCACCACGCCGAGGGTGAACGGGACCCGCCGCACCGTCGTCGCGGCCCATCGCGGCACCGGCGACCCCGTCCCGGTCGTCACTGGCTCGGTCACGGTCATGCGCGCCTCCGGCGGTCCGTCGTCGGAACGAACCTAGACGGGTCCCGACACCGGCGCGCGAGGTCGTACGCGGGCGACCCGGCCGGTCCGTGCCCGCCGCCCCCGCCGGGCGGACGGGCGCCGTGGCGGGGCTACCATCGGTGCGCCTCGCCGTGGCACCCGGCCGCGGGCGGGCCCGACGTCGGGAGGACGCGCATCATGACGAAGACCAGGGGAGTCGCGGTGGTCACCGGGGCGAGCTCGGGGATCGGCGCCGCCACGGCCCGCGCGCTGGCCGACGCCGGCTACGACGTCGTCCTCGGGGCGCGCCGTGCGGACCTGCTCGCGGACGTCGCGGCCGGGTGCGGAGGTCGCGCCGTCCCGCTGGACGTCACCGACGACGCGTCGGTGGAGGCGTTCGCCGCCCAGGTGGAGCGCTGCGACCTGCTGGTCAACAACGCCGGCGGCGCGCTCGGCACCGACGCCGTGGCCGAGGCCGACCTCGACGACTGGCAGTGGATGTACGACGTCAACGTGCTCGGCACCCTGCGGGTCACCAAGGCGCTCCTGCCGAAGCTCGTCGCTTCCGGCGACGGCCAGGTCATCACCATCGGGTCGATCGCCGCGCGCGAGCCCTACGAGGGCGGCGCGGGCTACAACGCCGCCAAGCACGCGGTGGCCGCCCTGACGCGCGTCCTGCGCCTGGAGCTGATCGGCCAGCCGGTGCGCGTCTGCGAGATCGACCCCGGCATGGTGCAGACCGACTTCTCCCTCGTCCGGTTCAAGGGGGACGCCGAGCGCGCCGACGCCGTGTACGCCGGCGTCGACCCGCTGCAGGCCGAGGACGTCGCGGACGCCGTGGCGTGGGTCGCGACCCGGCCGTCGCGCGTCAACATCGACCAGCTCCTCATGCTGGCCCGCGACCAGACGTCCGCGAAGGTCGTGCACCGCCGCACCTCGTGACCGGCGCGGCCCGTCGGACGGTTCAGCGCACCGCCGCGTAGGTGGCGGCACCGAGCGCCCGGCGGGCCGTGCGCTCCACCTCGCGCAGCGCGGTGGAGCGCTGGTCCACCTGCCACAGGTTGACCGCGCCGCCGTCGTCGGCCGTCGCGAGGTCGACGATGGCGAGCAGCCGCCACGCGAGCTGGAGCACGCGCGCGCGGCGCCCCTCCAGGTCGGGGACGGGCCAGCCCGCCGTGGTGGAGTGCCGCACGAGCTCGATGGCGTCGGCGGCGTCGTCGCGCCAGCGCGCCACGTCGAGGGTGTCCAGGGCCTCGGTGGCGGTGACCAGGCTGGTGCGCAGCTCGCGCTCGGCCTCCGCCAGGGAGCCGACGGCGCCCGCGACCAGCGCCGACCACGGCGGCACCGCCGTCACGTCCCACGTGACCAGGTGACCGGGCTCCAGGTCCGAGCCGAACGTCGTGATGCGGGGGACCGCCGCCCACGCGCCGTCCGGCGTGGCGAGGAGCACGCACTCGCCCGCCTCGACCGCGGCGGCGGACACCGGCGCCGGCACCCCCGTCGGGTCGCCCGGCGCGGGCAGCAGGGCGCACACCTCGCGCGGTCCCGTCGAGAACCGCGCGACCAGCTCCGTGAGGGTCGTGCCGTCCTCCGCGCCCGGCAGCCCGACGACGTCGTGGGGCTCGTCGTCGTCCGTCACCGACCGCACGGCGAGGCCGTGCGACGCGCCCGTGGCCTGGAGCCACAGCGCGAGCACGACGCTCCGGGGCAGTGCCGTGAACTGGGTCATCACCCCGCACGATAGACGCCGCGGGCGGCGCCGCGCGCGCCGGGTCGCCCAGCGGGACCACGCCACGTCCGTCGTGCGCTGCCGGGCGCGCCGCTCCGGTAGGGTCGACCACCATGAGCGCCGTTCTGGACCTGCAGGGTGTCACCGTCCGACGGGGTCCGGCGACCCTCGTCGACTCGATCGACTGGAAGGTCGCCGAGGGGGAGCGCTGGATCGTCCTCGGTCCCAACGGCGCCGGCAAGACCACGCTGCTCGACATCCTCGCCGCCCGCTCGTTCCCGTCCGCGGGCACCGTCGACCTCCTGGGTGAGCGCCTCGGCAAGGTCAACGTGTTCGAGCTGCGCCCCCGCATCGGGTTCGCCTCCGCGGCGCTCGCGGAGCGCATCCCGCGCGACGAGACGGTCCGCAACGTCGTGCTGACCGCCGCCTACGGGGTCACCGGCCGGTGGCGCGAGGAGTACGAGGACCTCGACGAGTCGCGCGCCGACGACCTGCTCGCCGCGTTCGACGTCGCCGGCCTCGCCGACCGCCTGTACGGCACGCTGAGCGAGGGCGAGCGCAAGCGCGTCCAGATCGCCCGCGCCCTCATGACCGACCCCGAGGTCCTGCTGCTCGACGAGCCCGCCGCCGGGCTCGACCTCGCCGGGCGCGAGGAGCTCGTCGGGGCGCTCGCCGAGCTCGCCGCGGACCCCGCCTCGCCCGTGCTGGTGGTCGTCACGCACCACGTCGAGGAGATCCCGCCAGGATTCACCCACCTGCTGCTGCTCGGCGACGGGACGGTCGAGGCCGCCGGCCCGATCGAGGAGGTCCTCACCGCCGAGAACCTCTCGCGTGCGTTCGGCATGGACCTGCTGGTCGCCCACGGCGGCGGCCGCTGGCTCGCCCGCGCCGCGCGTCCCGTCGGCCGCTGAGCATTCCCGACCGGCCCGCTCGGCCGGTCGTCGCGCGCCCTCGCGCGGCCCGACCCGCCGGATGATCGTCCCTCCCGCCTCGCCTGGATCTTTGGTAACTTCTTGACCAAAGAGACGGCGCGGTCGGAGGGGGATCATGGACTCGTGGTTGTGGTGGGTCGGCGGGGCGCTCGTCCTCGCCGTGGTCGAGATGCTGACGCTCGACCTCGTGTTCATCATGCTCGCCGGCGGAGCGCTGGCCGGCGCCGCGACGGCGGCGGCGGGCGGACCCGTCTGGCTGCAGTTCGTCGTGGCGTGCGTCATCGCGGTGCTGCTGCTGGCCGGGCTGCGGCCCTGGCTGCTGAGCAACCTGCGCCGGCGTGAGCCGCTGGTCGAGACGAACGCCGCCGCCCAGGTCGGCCGCCTCGCCGTCGTCCTGGCGGAGGTCACCGAGACCGGTGGTCGCGTCAAGCTGTCCGGCGAGGTCTGGTCGGCCCGCCTGCCCGACGACGGGGTCCCCAACAGCACCGGGCGTGTGCCCGAGGGCACGGAGGTGCGGGTCGTGGCCATCGACGGCGCCACCGCCGTCGTCCAGCCCGTCGCGTCCCCGACCGGTCCCGCCGCCGACGACGGCGGCCGCGCCGTCTGAGCGTCGCGCCCCACCCATCCATCCGTACGACGAAAAGAGCCAGCTGCTGTGGACCTTGATCCAGGAACGATCGTCCTCTACCTCGTCCTGATCGCGTTCGTGATCTTCGTGGTCACGGCCCTGTTCAAGATGGTGCGGGTCGTCCCGCAGGCGACGGCGCTCATCATCGAGCGCCTGGGCCGGTACAACAAGACGTTCGACCCGGGCCTGCACTGGCTCGTGCCGTTCATCGACAAGGTCCGGGCCGGGGTGGACCTGCGCGAGCAGGTCGTCTCGTTCCCGCCGCAACCCGTCATCACGTCGGACAACCTCGTGGTGAGCATCGACACCGTCATCTACTTCCAGGTGACCGAGCCGAAGTCCGCGGTGTACGAGATCGCGAACTACATCACCGGTATCGAGCAGCTGACCGTCACCACCCTGCGCAACGTCGTCGGCTCGATGGACCTCGAGCAGACGCTGACCAGCCGTGACCAGATCAACGGCCAGCTCCGCGGCGTCCTCGACGAGGCGACGGGGCGCTGGGGCGTCCGCGTCAACCGGGTCGAGCTGAAGTCGATCGACCCGCCCGCGTCCGTGCAGGGTGCGATGGAGCAGCAGATGCGTGCCGAGCGCGACCGCCGCGCCACCATCCTCACCGCGGAGGGTGTCAAGCAGTCGCAGATCCTCACCGCCGAGGGTGAGAAGCAGTCGCAGATCCTGCGGGCCGAGGGTGACGCGCAGTCGCAGATCCTGCGGGCCGAGGGTGAGGCGCGCGCGATCCTCCAGGTGTTCGGCGCCATCCACGAGGGCAACCCGGACCCGAAGCTGCTGGCCTACCAGTACCTGCAGATGCTGCCGGAGATCGCGAACGGCACGTCGTCGAAGCTGTGGGTCGTGCCGACGGAGTTCACCGCGGCCCTCGGCTCCATCGCCAAGGGGTTCGGCGGGACGCCGGGGACGCCGGGCATCCCGGCCGAGCCGGTGGACGACGACGGCGACGGCGGGGCGCGTGCCGGTCTCAGGGCCGCGCTCGGCAGCACCGGTCTGCAGGACCCGGGGGAGGCGCTGGCCGAGGCGCGCCGCCAGGCGGAGGCCGCCACGGCGGACGCCACGAGCTCGGGCACCCGGTCGGGTGCGCCGTTCGACCCGACGATCGAGCGGGGGCAGCGGCCGCAGGGCGAGGCCCCGCCGGCGCCGCCCGTGCCGCCGCAGCCGCGCACGCTCGGCGAGGACGACGCACCGCCGGCGCCGCAGCCGTAGCACGACGGCGGTCCGGGGGACCGGGTCGCCGCAAGACTGCCGCAGGGCCGTCGCCCCTTCCGGGGGTGGCGGCCCTGCGGCGTGCCCGTGCTCTCCCGTCTTGCGGAGTGAGTGCTCACTCATTTAACCTCGTCGCATGATCACGCCCACCGCGACCCGGGCGGCCCCCATGACCCCCGACGACCGCCGCGCGGCGATCGTCGAGGCCGTGCTGCCGCTGGTCGCCGAACGCGGCGTCGACGTGACCAGCCGCGAGCTCGCCGAGGCGGCCGGCGTCGCCGAGGGGACCGTCTTCCGTGCCTTCGGCGACAAGATGACCCTCGTCGGCGCCGTCGCCGTCGAGGGACTGCACCGCGCCTCGGGGCCGGACTCCACGCGCGACGAGCTCACCGCGATCGACCCCGGGCTGCCGCTGGAGGACCGGATCACCGCCGTCATCGAGCTCGGGCGGCGACGCATGTCGTCGGTCGTGCGGTGGATGGGCGTCCTGCGGGCCCTGCACCAGCGCACCGGCGCCCGCGACGAGGTGCCCCCCGCGCACGTGGTGAAGTTCCGCGCGGACCTCGCCGAGCAGCGCGACCGCCAGCGGGAGGCCACGATCGAGGGGCTCTCGGCCGTCCTCGCCCCCGACGCCCACCGGCTGCGCGTCCCCGTCGACGTCGCCGTCGCGCTCCTGGAGGCCAGTATCGCCGGCACCCACGGCCGGGTCGACCGGCTCGTGCCCGCACCGCCCGCGCACGTCGTGGCCGACGCCCTCGTGCACGGCCTCGTGTCCGACACGCGACGGCCGCCCTGCCCCGCCGCCGGCGCCGCACCGGTCGCCGCCCCCGACGACCCCGCCACACCCGCCGACGCCACCGCGCCGGGGACCCCCCACCCTCAGGAGCCCTGATGCTCGTCTCCCTGGCGCGGAGCTACCTGCGCCCCTACGCGGGCGCCGTCTGGCTGCTGGTCGCCCTCCAGCTGCTCGCGACCCTCGCCTCCCTCTACCTGCCGTCCCTCAACGCGGACATCGTCGACCAGGGCGTGACCCGCGGCGACACCGGCTACATCATGCAGGTGGGCGGCTGGATGCTGGTCGTCAGCCTCGGCCAGGTCGTGTGCGCCATCGGGGCGGTCCTCGTGGGCGCCCGCACCGCGACCGCGCTCGGCCGGGACGTGCGGCGCGACCTGTTCGACGCGGTGCAGGGGTTCTCCGCCCGCGAGCTCGGCCAGTTCGGCGCCCCGTCGCTCATCACCCGCACCACCAACGACGTCCAGCAGGTCCAGATGACGGTCCTCATGACGTTCACGATCGTCGTCATGGCGCCGATCATGCTGGTCGGCGGCGTCATCATGGCCCTCCAGGAGGACGTGGCTCTGTCCGGGCTGCTGCTGGTGGTCGTGCCCGTCCTCGGCATCGCCGTCGGCCTGCTGCTGTGGCGGATGGTGCCGTACTTCCGGGCCATGCAGAAGCGGATCGACGCGATTAACGGGGTGCTGCGCGAGCAGATCACCGGCCTGCGGGTCGTGCGGGCGTTCGTCCGCGAGCGCCGCGAGCTGGCTCGGTTCGGCGCGACGAACACCGAGCTGTACGACACGTCGCTGGCGGCCGGCAAGCTCATGGCGCTGGCGTTCCCGATGGTCATGCTCATCATGAACGCGTCCAGCGTGGCGGTGCTGTGGTTCGGCGGCCGTCGCGTGGACGCCGGGCAGATGCAGGTGGGGGAGCTCATGGCGTTCCTCAGCTACATCATGTACATCCTCATGGCCGTCATGATGAGCACGATGATGGTCATGATGGTGCCGCGCGCGTCGGTGGCCGCGGGCCGCATCAGCGACGTGCTCGGTACGCAGACGTCCGTGACGGAGCCGGCGTCGCCGGTCGGGCTGACGTCGCTCGCCGACGGCGAGGGGCCGCGGGGCGAGGTCCGGTTCGACGCCGTGGAGTTCCGGTACCCGGGGGCGGACGAGCCGGTGCTGCGGGACGTGTCGTTCACGGCGCCCCCGGGCGCGGTCACCGCGATCATCGGCTCCACGGGTGCCGGCAAGTCGACCCTGCTCAACCTGGTGCCGCGCCTGTTCGACGTCACCGGCGGCCGGGTGCTGCTGGACGGCGTGGACGTGCGCGACCTCGCCTCGGGCGACCTCGGGTCGCTGCTCGGCCTGGTCCCGCAGAAGGCGTACCTGTTCAGCGGCACCGTCGCGGACAACCTGCGGTACGGCAAGCACGACGCGACCGAGGACGAGATGTGGGAGGCGCTGGAGGTCGCGCAGGCCGCGGACTTCGTGCGGGCGCTGCCCGACGGGCTGCAGGCGGTGGTGGCGCAGGGCGGCACCACGTTCTCCGGGGGTCAGCGCCAGCGGCTCGCCATCGCGCGCGCCGTCGTGCGTCGCCCCCGGGTCTACCTGTTCGACGACTCGTTCTCCGCGCTCGACTACGCCACGGACGCCCGGCTGCGCGCCGCGCTGCGCCCCCGCACGCGGGACGCGGCGGTGATCGTCGTGGCGCAGCGCGTCGCCACGATCCGCGACGCCGAGCAGATCATCGTCCTCGACCACGGCCGGGTCGTCGGCCGCGGCACCCACGCCGAGCTGCTGGCCGGCAACGAGACCTATCAGGAGATCGTCTCCTCCCAGATGTCCCTCGAGGAGGCGGCATGAGCACCGACCGCGCCACCACCCGGCCCGCCGCGCCCGCCGGCCGTCCGATGGGCCGCCCCGGCGGCGGCCCCCTGGGCATGGGCGGGGCACCCGCCGCCAAGGCCCTCGACTTCAGGGGCTCGTTGCGGCGGTTCGTCGTCGTCATGCGTCCCGAGCGGACCCGCGTGGTGTGGCTGACGCTGTGCGGCATCGTGTCCGTCGCCCTCACCGTCGTGGGCCCGAAGATCCTCGGTGAGGCCACGAACGTCATCTTCGCGGGGGTGGTGGGGCAGAACCTCCCGGCGGGCGCCACGACGGACGAGGTCGTGCAGGGGCTGCGCGCCGCCGGTGACACCACCCAGGCCGACATGCTCGCCTCGATGGACGGTGTCGTGCCGGGGCAGGGCGTGGACTTCGCCCGGCTCGGCGAGATCCTGGGCTGGGTGCTGGCGATCTACGTCGGCGCGTTCCTGTTCGGGTGGCTGCAGT
This Isoptericola jiangsuensis DNA region includes the following protein-coding sequences:
- a CDS encoding ABC transporter ATP-binding protein; this encodes MLVSLARSYLRPYAGAVWLLVALQLLATLASLYLPSLNADIVDQGVTRGDTGYIMQVGGWMLVVSLGQVVCAIGAVLVGARTATALGRDVRRDLFDAVQGFSARELGQFGAPSLITRTTNDVQQVQMTVLMTFTIVVMAPIMLVGGVIMALQEDVALSGLLLVVVPVLGIAVGLLLWRMVPYFRAMQKRIDAINGVLREQITGLRVVRAFVRERRELARFGATNTELYDTSLAAGKLMALAFPMVMLIMNASSVAVLWFGGRRVDAGQMQVGELMAFLSYIMYILMAVMMSTMMVMMVPRASVAAGRISDVLGTQTSVTEPASPVGLTSLADGEGPRGEVRFDAVEFRYPGADEPVLRDVSFTAPPGAVTAIIGSTGAGKSTLLNLVPRLFDVTGGRVLLDGVDVRDLASGDLGSLLGLVPQKAYLFSGTVADNLRYGKHDATEDEMWEALEVAQAADFVRALPDGLQAVVAQGGTTFSGGQRQRLAIARAVVRRPRVYLFDDSFSALDYATDARLRAALRPRTRDAAVIVVAQRVATIRDAEQIIVLDHGRVVGRGTHAELLAGNETYQEIVSSQMSLEEAA